Proteins encoded by one window of Cydia fagiglandana chromosome Z, ilCydFagi1.1, whole genome shotgun sequence:
- the LOC134678792 gene encoding DNA polymerase alpha catalytic subunit, with the protein MAESLAGQRAKRQKTDKFGRLSALEKLKNLKGKGSKNKYDVDDVENVYDTVEEREYSARVRRRQDDDWIEDDGTGYVEDGREIFDDDEDVDDTYVSSTNKESGRGQKRKARVAAPTAKGNIRNLLGAMPTKKKEDTKISEDNILSDIMSDLDGNVASAVVKPKPAIAQKVITVESSKKDAQNYFKSLSSSVKKTSNILSKQHSSEVKTEKDDNAVDSEALKSYEKTVSSKPEWTIDKDIKKELDDSASQNIEEFQTQDIDFADDFHNDALPTQTDAVAKDDKSISSSAATLTDVADEFLTEQFEIFSTTKKEPSPMKLKELSNNWMDQMGDNQASLAVQTDGLLPLQTNENGEQVLRFYWLDAWEDRYVKPGVVYLFGRVYVKPGNKSAGSVSCCLVVKNINRQLFLLPREYKLDSITLEATEQEVSMMEVYEEFSSCVASELGLQEFKSRKVARSYAFSLPDVPALSDYLEVKYSAAYPAPPVGKKYLTFSHIFGANTSSLETFLLERKIKGPCWLEVRQPAAVQAKVSWCKLEGATEKMENISVIRTGDLEPPPIVMCTINMRTIMNVKTRKQKILMLSCLVHNNFPVHKPPPNPPFQQHFCVITKCDDLWPMDLKQALSQYKATKLTKCDTERELLNYFMVQFWKLDPDLVVGHDLQGFQQDLLIGNVLDLNIPNWSRLGRLKRSTVPQRKFASKDAFLGRLVCDIKVSAMELISSRSFDMDTLCVNVLKMAEGERVDVAHEDLPRYYENSGDLLQLVSLSMQDASYILKIMCELNVIPLALQITQIAGNVMSRTLLGGRSERNEFLLLHAFTEREYIVPDKAGGRRAAAAAAGDGDAPPGKQAKKKAAYSGGLVLDPKKGFYDKLILLMDFNSLYPSIIQEYNICFTTVKRKNASAPDDDVNNLVLPGPNSEFGVLPTQIRKLVESRREVKKLMKASDLPPEQYMQYNIRQTALKLTANSMYGCLGFAHSRFYAKLLAALVTMKGREILLDTKDIVHKLNYEVVYGDTDSLMINTNCLDYDYVFKIGNDLKREINKKYKQIELDIDGVFRYLLLLKKKKYAAVVISKNKSGEYVMSQEHKGLDIVRRDWSQLAAEAGRFILTQILSEQTADDRLETIQAHLNKLREDLVGGKIPLSMLTITKQLTKNPSEYADKHTQPHVQVALRLNMKNSRRFKKGDIVPYIICEDGTANSATQRAYHIEELKSSEHLKVDYQYYLAHQLHPVISRICEPIEGVDPARVAGCLGLDPSGYRQAVKKETTQTDTYEVENEQEKYRHCREFVFTCVGENCKTENKIRECFVKMEKETVSFMECCQNSKCSAKPVDYLASVQNALSGQLRGYAAQYYGGWLACEDPACAHRSPRLPQTFAGGFPLCPRCEKGVMFREYTEKDLYLQINFFLFLFDINRNNNSKVRVASHVASAFQVLKEMTEDYLAHSAYSIINLSKLFRFFSVDPKLGTKTKAEAVEIDILPETEHIDAFMELGSY; encoded by the exons aTGGCGGAATCTTTAG CTGGACAAAGGGCTAAACGCCAAAAAACTGATAAGTTTGGAAGATTATCGGCACtggaaaagttgaaaaatttgaaAGGAAAAGGTTCAAAAAACAAGTACGATGTGGACGACGTGGAGAACGTGTATGATACAGTGGAGGAGCGCGAGTACAGCGCGCGCGTGCGGCGCCGCCAGGACGACGACTGGATCGAGGACG ATGGAACAGGATATGTAGAAGATGGCCGTGAAAtatttgatgatgatgaagatgttGATGACACTTATGTATCATCCACAAACAAAGAGAGTGGCCGTGGTCAGAAACGGAAGGCTCGCGTTGCAGCCCCTACGGCAAAAGGCAATATAAGAAACTTACTGGGAGCCATGCCCACTAAGAAAAAAGAG gacaCTAAAATATCAgaagataatatattatcagATATTATGTCGGATTTGGATGGCAATGTGGCCTCAGCAGTGGTCAAACCTAAACCTGCGATAGCTCAGAAGGTTATCACTGTGGAGTCCAGTAAAAAAGATGCTCAGAACTATTTCAAAAGCCTGTCCTCTTCAGTCAAAAAGACTTCAAATATTTTAAGTAAGCAGCATAGTTCTGAAGTCAAAACAGAGAAAGATGACAAT gcTGTAGATAGTGAGGCTCTCAAGTCGTATGAAAAAACGGTATCAAGTAAACCTGAGTGGACTATTGACAAAGATATAAAAAAAGAATTGGATGACAGTGCTTCACAAAACATTGAAGAGTTTCAAACACAAGATATTGATTTTGCTGATGATTTTCATAATGATGCTTTACCAACACAGACAGATGCTGTAGCAAAAGATGATAAGAGCATTTCCAGTTCAGCTGCCACCTTAACAGATGTGGCAGATGAATTTCTTACTGAGCAATTTGAAATCTTTTCTACTACAAAGAAAGAACCTTCCCCCATGAAGCTAAAAGAATTATCTAATAACTGGATGGATCAGATGGGTGACAACCAAGCCAGCTTAGCTGTCCAAACTGATGGGTTGCTGCCACTGCAGACAAATGAGAATGGAGAACAAGTACTGAGGTTCTACTGGCTGGATGCGTGGGAGGACCGCTATGTGAAACCCGGGGTGGTTTACCTGTTTGGACGCGTGTATGTCAAGCCCGGCAATAAGTCTGCGGGAAGTGTGTCTTGCTGCTTGGTGGTCAAGAACATTAATCGACAGTTATTTCTTCTACCAAGAGAATAT AAATTAGACTCGATCACGTTGGAGGCGACGGAGCAAGAGGTGAGCATGATGGAGGTGTACGAGGAGTTCAGCAGCTGTGTGGCGAGCGAGCTCGGCCTGCAGGAGTTCAAGTCGCGCAAGGTGGCGCGCAGCTACGCCTTCAGCCTGCCCGACGTGCCCGCCCTCTCCGACTATCTCGAGGTCAAATACTCG GCAGCATATCCAGCGCCTCCAGTGGGAAAGAAGTATCTGACCTTCTCGCATATTTTTGGGGCCAACACATCTTCGCTGGAGACTTTTCTACTGGAGCGGAAGATCAAAGGGCCCTGTTGGCTGGAGGTCCGACAGCCCGCCGCGGTGCAGGCGAAAGTGTCCTGGTGTAAGCTTGAGGGGGCCAcagaaaaaatggaaaatataAGCGTTATCAGGACTGGTGATTTAGAACCTCCACCAATAGTTATGTGCACg ATCAACATGagaacaattatgaatgtaaaaACTAggaaacaaaaaatactaatgCTAAGTTGTTTGGTTCATAACAACTTCCCTGTGCACAAACCACCACCGAACCCGCCCTTCCAGCAACATTTCTGTG TGATCACCAAGTGTGACGACCTGTGGCCGATGGACTTGAAGCAGGCGCTGTCTCAGTACAAAGCTACCAAGTTGACTAAATGCGACACGGAGAGGGAGCTGCTAAACTATTTCATGGTGCAATTCTGGAAACTAGATCCAGATTTGGTCGTAGGCCACGATCTACAGGGATTCCAACAGGATTTATTAATAGGAAATGTATTAGACTTGAATATACCGAATTGGTCTCGTTTGGGACGCCTAAAGAGGTCTACGGTGCCGCAAAGAAAATTCGCAAGTAAGGACGCTTTTTTGGGGCGGCTGGTCTGCGACATTAAAGTTTCAGCCATGGAACTCATTTCGTCGAGGAGTTTCGATATGGACACGCTTTGTGTAAACGTGCTCAAAATGGCCGAAGGCGAGCGTGTTGACGTGGCCCACGAAGATTTACCCAGATATTACGAAAACAGCGGCGATCTCCTTCAGCTAGTGTCGCTGAGTATGCAAGATGCATCCTACATACTCAAGATTATGTGCGAACTGAATGTCATTCCGCTCGCCTTACAAATCACACAAATAGCCGGCAACGTAATGTCGCGGACGTTGCTGGGCGGGCGCTCCGAGCGCAACGAGTTCCTGCTGCTGCACGCGTTCACGGAGCGCGAGTACATCGTGCCCGACAAGGCGggcggccgccgcgccgccgccgccgccgccggggaCGGGGACGCGCCTCCCGGCAAACAGGCCAAGAAGAAAGCCGCCTATTCTGGGGGCCTGGTACTCGATCCCAAAAAAGGGTTCTACGATAAACTCATACTGCTGATGGACTTCAATTCCTTGTATCCCAGTATTATACAGGAGTACAATATCTGCTTTACTACGGTAAAAAGGAAGAACGCTTCCGCTCCCGATGACGACGTGAACAACCTAGTGCTACCGGGACCTAATAGTGAATTTGGCGTGCTACCGACGCAAATTCGAAAACTGGTAGAGAGTAGAAGAGAAGTGAAGAAGTTGATGAAGGCGAGCGATCTGCCCCCGGAGCAGTACATGCAATACAACATCCGGCAAACGGCGCTGAAGCTGACGGCCAACTCCATGTACGGGTGTCTCGGGTTCGCGCACTCGCGCTTCTACGCCAAGCTCCTGGCCGCGCTCGTCACCATGAAGGGCCGCGAGATCCTCCTCGACACGAAGGACATCGTGCACAAGCTCAACTACGAGGTGGTCTACGGCGACACCGACAGCTTGATGATCAACACCAACTGCTTGGACTACGACTACGTCTTCAAGATCGGCAACGATTTGAAACGAGAGATCAACAAAAAGTACAAACAGATCGAGCTAGATATTGACGGCGTGTTTCGATACCTATTACtgttaaaaaagaaaaagtacGCTGCAGTCGTAAttagtaaaaataaaagcggAGAATATGTAATGAGTCAAGAACACAAAGGTTTGGACATAGTGCGGCGCGACTGGTCGCAGCTGGCGGCCGAGGCGGGCCGCTTCATCCTCACGCAGATCCTGTCCGAGCAGACCGCCGACGACCGCCTCGAGACCATACAGGCCCATCTCAATAAACTGAGAGAAGACCTTGTGGGTGGGAAAATACCTCTCTCTATGTTAACAATAACGAAGCAGCTGACGAAAAACCCGAGCGAATATGCAGACAAACATACGCAACCGCACGTTCAAGTCGCCCTCAGACTTAATATGAAAAATAGTAGACGATTCAAGAAAGGCGATATCGTTCCTTACATTATTTGCGAAGACGGGACTGCGAACTCGGCGACGCAAAGAGCGTATCATATAGAAGAACTAAAAAGTTCGGAACATTTGAAGGTAGACTACCAATACTACTTGGCTCACCAACTTCACCCGGTCATATCGCGAATCTGCGAGCCCATCGAGGGCGTGGACCCGGCGCGGGTGGCCGGCTGCCTCGGCCTGGACCCCTCGGGCTACAGGCAAGCCGTCAAGAAGGAAACCACACAAACTGACACCTACGAAGTCGAAAACGAACAAGAAAAATATAGACATTGCAGAGAATTCGTTTTTACGTGCGTCGGTGAAAATTGCAAGACTGAAAACAAAATCAGGGAGTGTTTTGTTAAAATGGAGAAGGAGACCGTATCGTTCATGGAGTGCTGCCAAAACTCTAAATGCAGCGCGAAGCCTGTGGATTACTTGGCTAGCGTCCAGAACGCGCTGAGCGGGCAGCTGCGAGGGTACGCGGCGCAGTACTACGGGGGCTGGCTGGCGTGCGAGGACCCCGCGTGCGCGCATCGCTCGCCGCGGCTGCCGCAGACCTTTGCCGGCGGGTTCCCGCTCTGCCCGCGCTGCGAGAAGGGCGTCATGTTTAGAGAGTACACTGAGAAAGACCTCTatctacaaataaatttcttccTCTTCCTGTTCGACATCAACAGAAACAATAACTCAA AGGTCCGAGTCGCGTCGCACGTGGCCTCAGCTTTCCAAGTATTGAAAGAGATGACAGAGGACTACTTGGCTCACTCCGCCTACTCTATAATAAACCTCTCAAAGTTGTTCCGCTTCTTCAGCGTGGACCCGAAACTCGGCACCAAGACGAAGGCGGAAGCCGTCGAGATCGACATTCTCCCGGAGACTGAACATATAGATGCTTTCATGGAGTTAGGCTCCTACTAG
- the LOC134678797 gene encoding DNA replication licensing factor Mcm7 encodes MAMRDYAADKETLKNFFVDFCQTDDEGNKHFKYAEQLTRVAHREQVAFTVELDDLHETNEDLAEAVRQNTRRYTSMVSDVVYEMLPDYKHREVSAKDALDVYIEHRIVLEARNHRIPGEMRDPRNRYPPELIRRFEVYFKDLSSAKSVPIREVKAEHIGKLTTVRGIVTRCTEVKPLLVVATYSCGACGAETYQPVRALHFTPPAACAADACRLNNAAGQLHLQTRGSRFQKFQEIKIQEHSDQVPVGHIPRQLAVYCRGEQCRRAQPGDHVAVTGVFLPLLGAGFRQITQGLLSDTYLEAHGVTCVNASEECESAEALSEEELGELAEEQLYARMARSLAPEIYGHEDVKKALLLLLVGGVDRRPNGMKIRGNINICLMGDPGVAKSQLLNYIDRLAPRSQYTTGRGSSGVGLTAAVMKDPFTGEMMLEGGALVLADQGVCCIDEFDKMADADRTAIHEVMEQQTISIAKAGIMTCLNARVSILAAANPAYGRYNPKRSVEQNIQLPAALLSRFDLLWLIRDQPNREKDLELAKHITYVHQHGAQPAAETRALPMRLVRRYVALARRKQPVVPRHLADYIVSSYVELRREARNARDVTFTSARNLLAILRLSTALARLRLSDVVEKEDVSEAIRLVEMSKQSLQHVDENFQRGISSTDRIFAVVRDLAGASQTVKIADVIERCVDKGFKPDQVEACIEEYENLNVWQVNQVRTKITFM; translated from the exons ATGGCTATGCGAGATTACGCAGCAGACAAAG AAACACTGAAGAATTTCTTCGTGGATTTCTGCCAGACCGATGACGAGGGGAATAAGCACTTTAAATATGCTGAACAACTCACTAGAGTCGCTCACAGGGAACAG GTGGCATTTACTGTGGAGCTGGATGACCTGCACGAAACAAATGAGGATCTGGCTGAGGCGGTGCGCCAGAACACGCGTCGATACACGAGCATGGTGTCCGACGTAGTGTATGAGATGCTACCTGACTACAAACACAGAGAG GTTAGTGCTAAAGACGCATTGGATGTATATATTGAGCATCGCATTGTGCTGGAGGCGCGGAACCACAGGATCCCCGGGGAGATGAGGGATCCCAGGAACCGGTACCCTCCAGAGCTCATCAGACGATT TGAAGTGTACTTCAAAGATCTGTCTAGTGCCAAGTCTGTACCAATTAGAGAAGTAAAGGCTGAACATATTGGCAAATTGACAACAGTAAGAG GCATAGTGACGCGTTGCACGGAAGTGAAGCCGCTGCTGGTGGTGGCGACGTACTCATGCGGCGCGTGCGGCGCCGAGACCTACCAGCCGGTGCGCGCGCTGCACTTCACGCCGCCGGCCGCCTGCGCCGCAGACGCCTGCCGCCTCAACAACGCCGCCGGACAGCTGCACCTGCAGACGCGCGGCTCGCGCTTCCAGAAGTTCCAGGAGATCAAGATACAGGAACAT TCGGACCAAGTGCCGGTGGGGCATATTCCGCGGCAGCTGGCGGTGTACTGCCGCGGCGAGCAGTGCCGGCGCGCGCAGCCCGGCGACCACGTGGCCGTCACCGGCGTCTTCCTGCCGCTGTTGGGCGCCGGCTTCCGCCAGATCACGCAGGGGCTGCTCTCCGACACCTACCTCGAAGCCCAC GGCGTGACGTGCGTGAACGCGAGCGAGGAGTGCGAGAGCGCGGAGGCGCTGTCGGAGGAGGAGCTGGGCGAGCTGGCGGAGGAGCAGCTGTACGCGCGCATGGCGCGCTCGCTGGCGCCCGAGATCTACGGCCACGAGGACGTCAAGAAggcgctgctgctgctgctcgTCGGCGGCGTCGACAG GCGGCCGAACGGTATGAAGATCCGCGGCAACATCAACATCTGCCTGATGGGCGACCCGGGCGTGGCCAAGTCGCAGCTGCTCAACTACATCGACCGGCTGGCGCCGCGCAGCCAGTACACCACGGGCCGCGGCTCCTCCGGCGTCGGCCTCACTGCCGCCGTCATGAAG GATCCGTTTACAGGCGAGATGATGCTGGAGGGCGGCGCGCTGGTGCTGGCCGACCAGGGCGTGTGCTGCATCGACGAGTTCGACAAGATGGCCGACGCCGACCGCACCGCCATCCACGAGGTCATGGAGCAGCAGACCATCAGCATCGCAAAG GCGGGTATAATGACATGCCTAAACGCGCGCGTGTCGATCCTGGCGGCCGCGAACCCCGCCTACGGCCGCTACAACCCCAAGCGCAGCGTCGAGCAGAACATCCAGCTGCCCGCCGCGCTGCTCTCGCGGTTCGACCTGCTGTGGCTCATCCGCGACCAGCCTAATCG CGAGAAGGACCTGGAGCTGGCGAAGCACATCACGTACGTGCACCAGCACGGCGCGCAGCCGGCGGCGGAGACGCGCGCGCTGCCCATGCGCCTCGTGCGCCGCTACGTGGCCCTCGCGCGCCGCAAGCAGCCCGTCGTGCCGCGCCACCTCGCTGACTACATCGTCT CGTCATACGTGGAGCTGCGGCGCGAGGCACGCAACGCGCGTGACGTCACCTTCACCTCCGCAAGGAACTTGCTTGCAATCTTGCGCCTCTCCACCGCTTTAGCCCGTCTCAG aTTGTCGGACGTAGTAGAAAAAGAAGATGTTTCAGAAGCCATCCGCCTCGTGGAGATGTCTAAACAGTCACTACAGCATGTAGACGAAAATTTCCAAAG GGGCATCAGCTCGACGGACCGCATTTTCGCGGTGGTGCGCGACCTGGCGGGCGCCAGCCAGACCGTGAAGATCGCCGACGTCATAGAGCGCTGCGTAGACAAGGGATTCAAACCCGACCAG GTGGAGGCGTGCATCGAGGAGTACGAGAACCTGAACGTGTGGCAGGTGAACCAGGTGCGCACCAAGATCACCTTCATGTGA